GGGACGGCGATGAACGGGTGATCGGCGTACAGGCGCGCGATCTCGTGCTGGGTGCGGGCCTCGCGTTCGTAGTCGAGTTCGCCCTCGAAGTTCAGCTGCAGCTCGCCCAGCAGTGCCGGGGTGGACAGCGTCGGAACCGTCGACTTCCAGATCTTCAGGAACATCGTCAGGTTCTTCATGTCGGCCCGGATCGCGGCGTCGATCCCCGGGTACTGCACCTTGACCGCGACGTCACGACCGTCGTGCAGCCGGGCCCGGTACACCTGGCCGATCGACGCGGCCGCGACGGCCTCGGGGTCGAAGTCCGCGAACACCTCGGAGAGCGGGCGCCCGTAGTCGGCCTCGATCACGCCGCGCATCGTGTCGAACGACGTCGTCGGCGCCTGGTCGCGCAGCGCGGCGAGCTTGCGCTGGAAGTCTTCTCGATGTTCCTCGGGAACCAGGTCGAGGTCGAGGATCGACAGCATCTGGCCGAGCTTCATCGCCACGCCCTTCATGCCGCCCAGGACGGTGACCAGTTGGTCGGCGGCGGCGATCGCGGACTTCTCCGCCAGCCGGGCACGGACCTGCTCGGAACGACCGATCATCGACATGCGGGTGCCGGCGCCCCGGATGACGCGGCCGGCGGCCACCTGTCCGAGCTTGGAACCGCGCACGAGGCGGGACGTGGGGACCTTGTCGGTCAACGAAGACCTCCGGGCGGGGGTGACGACGGACTGCGGCACGGGTCGGGCTGCGGCTGCGTGCCGCGGGTCACACTAGATGAGCCCCTCGGTGTTCTCCAGATCCTCGAGGATCGGGAACGGCGGGCGGGTGACGCCGTCGACCATGTGGCTGCCCCACAGGTCCGTGCCGCTGACCCGGGCCACCCCGGACCCGTCCGGGGTCGTGACGGTCAGTTCGGTCGCTGCGGGCACGTCGACTCCGCCGCCGAGCGCGGGCGTCAGCTCCCGCACCCGTCCGCGCCACACGAACCGGCCGCTGATCGGGTCGAAGTTGCCGGACAGCTCGACGTCGACGATCACCGGGGGGTGCGGGGCGACGGTGACGTGGGCGGGGCCCCGGTAGCCGGCCGGTTCGTCGTGCTGGTCGGTGAAGTCGGTCACACCGCCAGGATACCTGTTACCGACGGTTACACAAGATGTGGTCGGTCGGTGTCAGTCCTCGGAGGACTCCTCGCGCAGCGGGTGCGGTACCGACTTGAACCGGGTCGGCGAACCGTTGGACGCCGCGATGCCCGAGATACCGCCCCACGTCATCATCACGAGGTAGTCGATGAGGTCGTCCGTCGACATCGACTGGTTCGAGATCCACCAGTGCGTCGCCAACTGCACCGCCCCGACGACGCCGTACGCCCACGGCACCGAGCCTCCGGAGTCCATGTCCATGCCGCGCAGCCGCTCGCCGAGGACCGTGGCGAGCAGCTCGGCGATCATGCGCTCGGAATCGGCGACCACGTCGCGGTTGGGTCCCGAACTGTTCGCCATCACGTACAGGTACACCTCGGGATCCGCCGCGACGGTCTCGACGTACGCGGAGATCGCGACGCGGGTGAGGTCGTACTCGTCGAGATCCTCGCCGATCGCCTCGTACATCCGCGGAGCCAGGATCGTCTCGACGTAGCGCATCATCGTCGCGCTCGTCAGGTCGTTCTTGTCGGTGAAGTACCGGTACAGGACGGTCTTCGAGACGCCGATCTCCGACGCGATGTCGTCCATTCCGACGTCGCGTCCCCGCGCTCGGATCGCGGCGATCGTGCCGTCGACGAGTTCCTCGCGGCGCGCGATCTTGTGCTCGCGCCAGCGACGCTTGCGGCCGTCGGGCTTCTCGCTCTTGACGGTCGTCTCTTCGGTTGTCTGCTGCAGATCTGCGCTTTGTTTCGGCACTGGGGTTCGCCACATCCGTTCGGGGTTGATCCAGAAGGTCAGCTTAATCGGCGTATCGGCCGGGAGTGAGGTCTATCTCTGCGGTCTGAACACGGATTTCGGCACAATGTCGGATGTGCAGCCCGTGCAGTCCGAACAGTCACCCGTGCCGCCCGCACGCCGGTCCCGTCCGCAGTCTCCGAGGCCCGAAGGCCCCTCGGCGTTCGCCGGTGTCTTCGACGACGCCGCCAAGCGCCACGAACTGCGGAGGATGAAGGCGGTCGCGACCGGTTTCCTGGTCTTCGCGACCGTCATCTACCTGTTCTGCCGGTGGCAGGAGGTCCGCGGCGCCGGCGCGTGGGTCGGGTACGTGCGTGCCGCGTCGGAGGCCGGCATGGTCGGCGCGCTGGCCGACTGGTTCGCGGTTACCGCGCTGTTCCGGCATCCCCTCGGGCTGAAGATCCCGCACACCGCGATCATCAAGCGCAAGAAGGATCAGCTCGGCGAGAGCCTGAGCAACTTCGTCGGCGACAACTTCCTCGCCCCCGAGGTCGTCTCGGCCAAGGTCGAGAACGCGCAGATCCCGCTGCGGGTGGGGACCTGGATGGCCGAACCCGCGCACGCGCAGCGCGTCGCCGCGGAGACGGCGACGCTGCTGCGGGGCGTCGTGGAGGTCCTCGAGGACGACGACATCACCGCAATCATCGACAACACCATCGTCCGGCGGATCGCCGAGCCCGACTGGGGTCCGCCCATCGGCAAGGTGCTGGCCGAACTGCTGCGCGAGAACCGGCAGCTGCCGCTGCTGGACCTGCTCGCCGAACGGGCCCACCAGTGGGCGCTCAACAGCCAGGACACGATCGACCGCATCATCAGCCGGGACTCGCCGTCGTGGTCGCCCAAGTTCGTGGACGCGATGCTGGGCGAGAAGATCTACCGCGAGCTGGTCGAGTTCACGTGGAAGGTCCGGTCGAACCCGGAGCACGAGGTGCGGCTCGCCGCGAACCGGTTCCTCATCGATTTCGCCGACGACCTGCAGAACGATCCCGCGACCATCGCGAAGGCCGAGTCGATCAAGGCCGAGATCATGGGGCGCGAGGAGATCACCGGGCTCGCCGCCGCGACGTGGCGCGTGGCCAAGCGGCTCATCATGGAGTCCGTCGACGACCCGAACAGCACCCTGCGCCGCAAGATCGCCGAGAACGTCGTCCATCTCGGGGTGCGACTGCGCGACGACGCCGACCTGCGCGCCAAGGTCGACGGCTGGCTGCTGTCGGGTACCCGGTACATCGCCGAGAACTACACCGACGAGATCACCGCGGTCATCACCGAGACCGTGCAGCGGTGGGACGCCGAGGAAGCGAGCCGCAAGATCGAGCTCCAGGTGGGCCGAGATCTGCAGTTCATCCGCATCAACGGCACCGTCGTCGGCGCCCTCGCCGGCCTGTCCATCTACACGATCTCGGAGCTGCTCTTCACCTGATCGGTCCGGTTCCGTGTGGCGCCGGTCACGTGCTAACAAGAGTGCTTGCAATAGTTAGCACCCTGTTCTACCGTGGGATTTGCGTACAGAACAGGGAGTACTGATGGTCGACGAGCCCGACGACATGAGCGGTGCGGCACGCGTTGTCGCCGGCGCCGCTCAGGACATCGGCAGTTTCATTCGTTCGCAGCGAGAAGCGGCACAGGTCTCACTGCGCCAGCTCGCCCAACTCGCCGGCGTCAGCAATCCCTACCTGAGTCAGATCGAACGTGGACTGCGCAAGCCGTCCGCCGACGTCCTCGCGCAGATCGCGAAGGGGCTCCGGGTCTCGTCCGAGGTTCTGTACATGCAGGCAGGGATCCTCGAGAAGCGCCCGCACAGCCCGGTCCGGGACGCCTTGCTGGCCGACGGTGCCATCACCGAACGCCAGAAGCAGGTGCTGCTCGAGATCTACGAGTCGTTCTGTCGGGAGAACGACCCGAAACAGTCCGAAACCGCCGATCAGGCCCCGGGGGGTATGGCTGCCTCGGACGAAGAAGAGCACGAGATCGCAGATCCACTCGACAGGAGATCCGAGAATGACTGATCCGAAGTTCATCGAGAACGTGAAGACCCCGTTCTACGCTGCCGTCGGCACCGGTGACCTGGTGGTCCAGGCCGTCGCCGACGTCGTGTCCCAGGTGCGGGCACGCACCGAGAACACGAACACCGACATGTCCGGTCGGCTCGACGAGGCCCGCGAGCGCTGGGCCAACTTGCCCAACGAGGTGTCCGACGGCGTCGAGCAGCTGCGCGAGCGCCTCGCCGCGCTGCCGTCCGAGCTTCCCGAGGAGCTCGCCGAGCTGCGCGAGCGGTTCACCGCCGAGGAGCTGCGCAAGGTCGCCGAGGCGTACCTCAAGGTCGCGTCCGACCTGTACGTCGCACTCGCCGAGCGCGGCGAGGAGGCCGTCGAGCGCATCCGCCGGCAGCCGGCCGTCGAGGAGCAGATCGGGCGTGCCGAGGCTGCCTTCGGCGACGCCGTCGAACTGACCGAGGAGGCGCTCGGCACCGTGGCGCGTCAGACGCGCGCCGTCGGTGAGCAGGCCGCGAAGCTCGCCGGCCGCGCCGCCGGGCGCATCAGCGACGTCGCCGACGAGGCCGCCGTGGTGCTGTCGGAGACCGGGGACTCCGTCGCCAGCCGCCTGTCCGAGACCGGTGACACCGTCGCGAACCGCGTCGAGGCCGCCGGTGAGCGTGCCGAGTCGACGTCCGCTGCCGCCGCCGAGCGCGTCGAGGCTGCCTCTCCCAAGGCTGCCCCGGCCCCGCGGCCCGCCGCCAAGAAGGCTCCGGCGAAGAAGGCTGCACCCGCCAAGACCACCCCGGCTTCGGTGGCCAAGAAGGCTCCCGCCGCCAAGAAGGCCCCGGCGAAGAAGGCCACCGACTGAGCGGGGATTGATCGCACGCACCACCATCGGGGATCGGCCCCCGCGCACTCCGTTGCGCGGGGGCCTGCGCGTATACCGGTCGGGTTCGTAGGATGGAGTCGTGACATTCAACGCCCACGGGCTCACCGGCCTGATCATGACCGTGCTCTGGCTGATCGCGCTCGCCGGAGCGGTCTTCGCGGTCTTCCATGCGGTCCGCCAGCGCAGGGACGCGTTCACCGCCGTGGACAAGCTGACCAAGCCGATCTGGCTCGGCATCCTCGTCGCGTCCCTGCTCGTGATCTTCCTGTTCGGGCCGGTCCACATGCTCGGGCTCATCGCGGTGGTGGCCGTGTGTGTCTACCTCGTCGACGTCCGTCCCCGGGTCGACGACATCCAGCGGGGTCCGCGCTGGTAGCTGCTGGTAGCTACCGCTCGTCGCCGAGGTCGAA
This genomic stretch from Prescottella soli harbors:
- a CDS encoding ABC1 kinase family protein, producing MTDKVPTSRLVRGSKLGQVAAGRVIRGAGTRMSMIGRSEQVRARLAEKSAIAAADQLVTVLGGMKGVAMKLGQMLSILDLDLVPEEHREDFQRKLAALRDQAPTTSFDTMRGVIEADYGRPLSEVFADFDPEAVAAASIGQVYRARLHDGRDVAVKVQYPGIDAAIRADMKNLTMFLKIWKSTVPTLSTPALLGELQLNFEGELDYEREARTQHEIARLYADHPFIAVPDSIPELSTRRVLVSEFFGGTGFAGIQALPQEERNRIGEIIFRFYIGSLYRYHEFCGDPHPGNVLLGDDGRIGFVDFGLFNRMDAEHVAFEKQCLRAATEGRRDDLFALMVRRGVIDPDGDVTPDECLEYVYAAAEWNLVDEEIAITPDMASTGFLLAIDPRASEFSGMKSQNLPPEHLFSRRADFLTFGILGQLDASANWHRIGREWVYGDPAATELGVAEELWRLGR
- a CDS encoding DUF4873 domain-containing protein produces the protein MTDFTDQHDEPAGYRGPAHVTVAPHPPVIVDVELSGNFDPISGRFVWRGRVRELTPALGGGVDVPAATELTVTTPDGSGVARVSGTDLWGSHMVDGVTRPPFPILEDLENTEGLI
- a CDS encoding TetR/AcrR family transcriptional regulator; the encoded protein is MWRTPVPKQSADLQQTTEETTVKSEKPDGRKRRWREHKIARREELVDGTIAAIRARGRDVGMDDIASEIGVSKTVLYRYFTDKNDLTSATMMRYVETILAPRMYEAIGEDLDEYDLTRVAISAYVETVAADPEVYLYVMANSSGPNRDVVADSERMIAELLATVLGERLRGMDMDSGGSVPWAYGVVGAVQLATHWWISNQSMSTDDLIDYLVMMTWGGISGIAASNGSPTRFKSVPHPLREESSED
- a CDS encoding DUF445 domain-containing protein, which translates into the protein MKAVATGFLVFATVIYLFCRWQEVRGAGAWVGYVRAASEAGMVGALADWFAVTALFRHPLGLKIPHTAIIKRKKDQLGESLSNFVGDNFLAPEVVSAKVENAQIPLRVGTWMAEPAHAQRVAAETATLLRGVVEVLEDDDITAIIDNTIVRRIAEPDWGPPIGKVLAELLRENRQLPLLDLLAERAHQWALNSQDTIDRIISRDSPSWSPKFVDAMLGEKIYRELVEFTWKVRSNPEHEVRLAANRFLIDFADDLQNDPATIAKAESIKAEIMGREEITGLAAATWRVAKRLIMESVDDPNSTLRRKIAENVVHLGVRLRDDADLRAKVDGWLLSGTRYIAENYTDEITAVITETVQRWDAEEASRKIELQVGRDLQFIRINGTVVGALAGLSIYTISELLFT
- a CDS encoding helix-turn-helix domain-containing protein, which produces MVDEPDDMSGAARVVAGAAQDIGSFIRSQREAAQVSLRQLAQLAGVSNPYLSQIERGLRKPSADVLAQIAKGLRVSSEVLYMQAGILEKRPHSPVRDALLADGAITERQKQVLLEIYESFCRENDPKQSETADQAPGGMAASDEEEHEIADPLDRRSEND
- a CDS encoding heparin-binding hemagglutinin codes for the protein MTDPKFIENVKTPFYAAVGTGDLVVQAVADVVSQVRARTENTNTDMSGRLDEARERWANLPNEVSDGVEQLRERLAALPSELPEELAELRERFTAEELRKVAEAYLKVASDLYVALAERGEEAVERIRRQPAVEEQIGRAEAAFGDAVELTEEALGTVARQTRAVGEQAAKLAGRAAGRISDVADEAAVVLSETGDSVASRLSETGDTVANRVEAAGERAESTSAAAAERVEAASPKAAPAPRPAAKKAPAKKAAPAKTTPASVAKKAPAAKKAPAKKATD
- a CDS encoding DUF2516 family protein, whose product is MTFNAHGLTGLIMTVLWLIALAGAVFAVFHAVRQRRDAFTAVDKLTKPIWLGILVASLLVIFLFGPVHMLGLIAVVAVCVYLVDVRPRVDDIQRGPRW